GTTCCAAATACTCAATCCATTTCAGTCACATAAAACACACGTAAGTTCGCATCAAGATGCTTTAACTCTTGTGCGGTTAACTCACGCCCCCTTAAAGCAAAAGGCACATTAAATGACAAATGCTTATAAACAACCCCAAGCTTGTTAATTTCAGCAACAATAGGTATTGGCAAATTTCCAACAACGACATCATTTTTCTTAAGCATACCAATCTCTAAATGGAGAAGGTGCTGATCAAAAACAACGCCCTCATTTTTCAACCAATCGAGCGCACCTTCATGTCTTGTCACCACATATGTTGTCATGCACAACCCCATAAATTAATGATTTTTTACCCTATCATAAATAATTTAATGATAAAAATCCGTTTTCACAACCTTTTGATAATCGCCTAAAGGGTAAAAAGCATTAACAATACCTGTTAACTAACTTAAACAGTTTTAACATGAACCCTATAAAACATGAACCCTATAAAAACCACTCATGATAAACAGTATTCAAAACGTATCTTATATGCCGTACTGGGACTATCACCACAGATACTGACTGAAACGCTTTATGCCCTGACAAAAGAATCACCCAGTTTTATACCCACACATATTTTTGTACTCACAACACTAAAGGGATTACAACATTGTAAGCTAGCACTTTTCAAAGAAAATGGTGGTTGGTTCTATCGCTTTTGTAAAGACTATAAACTTAGCAACATACATTTTTCAGAACAAAACATCTATACATTGCGCGACGCGGAGGGTAATCAACTAGAAGACATCCGAACGCCAGCTGAAAACAATGCCGTTGCCAACCAAATTAGCCAACATATTCGCCAATTTACATCTGAACCCGACACTATGCTCCATGTATCTATCGCTGGCGGTAGAAAAACGATGGGATTTTATGCTGGCTATGCTTTGTCAATGTTTGGGCGCGAGCAAGACAGGTTATCGCATGTGTTGGTAGCACCTGAGTTTGAAAGTCATCCTCATTTTTTCTATCCAACGCCTTACTCTCAAGTTATACGAACACGCGATCAACAGAATATCCTGGATATACGAGACGCCAAAGTAGATTTAGCCTACCTACCCTTTGTAAGACTACGAGATGCCATATCGCCCGACTTACTGCAAGCACTCGACTTTAACAGCCTAGTAAATCAGTTGCAGCGAACGTTTGAAGAGCCAACCCTGTTGGTCAATACGATCAAACGAAGCCTAGAGATTAATCAAAACACAATTGTATTAACCCCAGCCAATTTCATATTTTACTATTGGATGATTGAGCGCCTGTTAAATGGCGAACCAGGCATACGAGTGCCACCAGAAAATTACCCTAATACAGAGTACCGTGACCACTATTTACGCTTAAAAGATAAACTCATAGGTCCCATGCGCGATATGGACCGCACAATAGAAGCCATAAAAATGGGGATGTCGAAAGAATTCATCGCACAACGAAAAACCAGCAATTGTATTGAACATGGCCTTAGCCTTAACCCAAAAAAAATTAACATTATTTAAACGAAAAACCATACCAACGCTTAGTTAATTTGTCACAACCTTGCCAGAGTTGACTGGTAAGAAAAAAAAGGCAACAATGTAAAAAACAATCAAGGAAACATTCGATGACATTGATTAACCAAACAACACGCCTTGCATTTGCAGCACTTATTCACGACTTGGGTAAACTCACAGAGCGAGCCAAAATCAATTACCCTCAAAGCGAAATTGCCCTTGCTCAACAACTCTACTGCCCCACAAAAAAAACCAACGGATACAGCTTTCCAACACATAAACATGCTGCGTTTACCGCACTTAGTCTAGAAGAAATAAATCCAAGCCTACCCGTACTTAAAGGCACCGATTTTAGCCCATTCGCCCATAGCGAAAGTCGTGATGCTGATGATTCACTTATTAATGCCGCAGCCAAACACCACAAACCAGACACGTTACTGCAATGGATCATTGCCAAAGCCGATAGAGTTGCATCGGGTTTTGAACGCGAACAATTTGATGCCTACAACCTAGCAGACGAAAAAACAGAAACCGGCAAAAACCACTATCAAGCCAGATTATTATCATTGTTTGAGTTAATTGATATAAGCCAACAAAAAGACATCTCGCCGGCACAACTGCAATACCGAATTCCACTACAGCCTCTAACCGTTAAATCGCAATTTCCTTTAAAAAGAACGCAATGCGAACCTGCAGACGATTCCCAGGCACAGCAAGAGTATGCAAAACTATGGTCGGCATTTAAACAAGCGCTAGATACCATTCCAACCGCTACCCAAGCACAACTGCCGCTTTGGCTAGAACACTTTGATAGTTTACTTCTACAGTATTGTCATGCAATACCCTCAGCAACCGCGTTTGGGGCGCGGCCAGACGTTAGTCTCTACGACCACAGCAAAGCAGTGACAGCACTAGCAACCGCATTATGGCGCTACATAGAAGAAACAAACCAACACCAACAAGCACATCAAGCACTCTCACGTTTCGATAAACAATTTGACCAACAGCCAATCTACACTCTGATACAAGGGGATTTTTTTGGCATCCAAAACTTCATTTTTAATGATGATGAAGCTGGCAATAGTCAAAAGCATGCCGCTAGGCTTATGCGCGGACGCTCTTTCCAAATATCACTGCTCAGTGAGCTTGCCGCTGTCAAACTTTTAGATGCGCTTGAACTTCCAGGTACCAGCCAAATCATTAACGCGGCTGGTAAATTTATGATAATTGCACCGAACACAGAACGCACACACCAAACCCTAACTAAAATCCAACAAGAAATTTCCACTTGGTTTTTAGAACAAACCTATGGCCAATCAGGTATTGGCTTAGTAAGCGTTAATGCGTGTCATGAGGATTTTTTAACAAAATCCACTGACAAAAACACCGGCTTTAGTGGACTACTGAGTCGCTTATTTGAACAACTTGAAATCGCTAAATACCAACGCTACAACCTAACATCAACGCAGCAATCGCCAGTATTTGAAGACTATCTGGCACGAGTGCAAAAAGCTGGCGGCGTTTGCGCTATAAATGGGCGTTACCCAGCCGATGGTAATCTCCAAGAAACCAAATTAGCACGGCTAACACAAGATCAAATCACCCTTGGTAAACTGCTCGCAGACCCAAGCAACAGCCATTTAATTATTTATAACAAACCGCCGCACAAAAGTGATTTAAAACTCAGTATGCTAGGCTACTACGTACGAATTGCTAGCGCCGACACCGCGCACAAAATAACCAACAGCCAAGCTGAACTTAAAGACATCAGTCGAATGTTTGATATAGCGCTACCACCGACCAAAGATGATGAGCCCATCTTTAAAGGTTACGCCAAACGCTTTATCAATGCCTATGTACCCTTATTTAGCCACCATGACCTACTGCTAAAAGAGCGATATAGCAAACTTGATGCAGAAGAACAATTATTCACGCAAGGCGATTCAAAAACCTTACACCATTTAGCTGCCGAAGACAGACAAATGAAAGCCGATGAAAAATGGGTTGGCATTTCAGCACTGCACACATTAAAAGGTGACATTGATAATTTAGGGCTTATCTTTCAACAAGGCCTAACAACACCATCAAGTGCCCACAGCCGCCAACACCAACGCAGTATAACCTTTGCAAAAATGGCAAGCCTATCCCGTCAACTCAACCAGTTTTTTACTGTTTACTTACCCTGGCTATGCCAAAACCGCTTTCCAAACAGCTACACCGTATTTGCGGGTGGCGATGACTTTTTCCTAATAGGACCCTGGAAAAAACAACTGGAACTCGCAAAAACACTCAGAGAAGACTTTGCCAACTTCACCGCACAGAATCCACAACTGAGCTTTTCAGCGGGACTATCCCTAACAAAAGCAAAGCTACCCATTCGTCAAATGGCCAAATTTGCCGAAGAAAGCCTTGAGCAAGCCAAACAGCATGAAAACAGCATTACCAAGCAAACAAAAAACGCCATCAGTCTATTTAACACCCCCTTTAACTGGGACGAACTTAATCAAATTTATGCCGCTTACAACGCACTACTAGACCTACAGTTTGACCACAACCAACTGCTATCCACTGGCTATATCTACGGTCTTCTTGAGCTATGTGATATGGGTTACAGAGCCAAAAACCCCTCAAGCAAACCCAATCCACGCGATTTCAGTTGGCGTTCAAAACTTGTGTATCGCACGCAACGCCTAATTAAAGACAAAACTGAAAAGCAAGCTGTTGCCGACCAGCTTATCAGCCTTATTGGTAATGAAATTAACAAACACCCACTCGCTTTTAAAGCCGTTATTCAACTTTATTTGTATAGCCATCGTGCTTAATAACCCAAGCCAAAGGAGCCTACCTTGAAAACACTACTTGACAAAATCAATCTAAACCAGATTGATGACCAACTCTTTGACACCACGGCTGAACAGATTGCACAGGCATTTGGTACGCCTTACAAAGTGGAAAAAAATAACAGAACAAAAGAACCTAAAGACGCCAATAAAAGCTCACAAATCCGCCGATTTTATGAAGACCTATTGAACTGGGAAACACAGCTCAATCGAGCAACCAGCAAGAAAGAACGCGATCAAAAATACGCCGAATTACTACCGCTAATAAAAATGCTAAATGCCAAAGTTGCCTATGCACATGGGCGCGATACCGTTGACGACCAATTTAGAGACTTTATCAACCATTGCATTCGCCAACTAACACCAGATCAGCCCAATGGTTTTAAGCATTTCAAACTACTATTTGAAGCCGTAATTGGTTTTATGAAAAATAAAGCTTAACAAGGAGCCCAACATGACACTTCAGCTTACCAAAATTACCCGAATCGAAGCCACCCTGGAATTACTCACGGGCATGCACATTGGCGCAGGGTCAGATGTGATGCATATAGGTGGTATCGACAACCCGGTTATTAAAAACCCAATCGACAACAAACCCTACATCCCGGGTTCATCATTAAAAGGTAAAATTCGCAGCCTTCTAGAGTGGCGAGCAGGCCTGGTAGGGCCAACCCAAGGCGCACCGGTTGGATTAAATCATCTAAAAGAACTAACCAGCGTGCAACAAATAGAAGCCAAAAAAATCATTCAACTATTTGGAGCATCTGGCGACACTAAAAACACAGAACTGGCCTTAACGCTTGGGCCAACCCGCTGTTCATTTTGGGATGCAAAACTCAATGAAGACTGGTACCAAGCAGTACTAGAATTAGGTGTTAGCATCACAGAAGATAAAACCGAAAACACCATTGACCGAATTAGTGCGACAGCAAAAAACCCACGCCACACAGAACGCGTTCCTGCCGGTGCCCAATTTCAATTTACCCTCACCTTCAAACATCTACTAAGCGACGACGAACAACAACTCATACCCCTACTGCTTCAAGGGCTCAAACTACTTGAAACTGAAGGGCTTGGTGGCTCTGGTTCACGCGGTTACGGTAAAGTTAAATTCATTGACGTCAAACTCAACGGCCAAACGCTTGCTGATTTTGACACACTTGACCCGTTCGCCGCTTAACGAGACCTCAAAAGAGAACTGGATTTATGAACCTCTACAAATTAACGCTACGCCCACAAAGCGCATTTATTACGCCGTTAAAAGGGGACACCCTATTTGGCCAACTATGCTGGCAAATTCGTGAAAGCTTTGGTGAAGCGCGGCTAACAGAGCTGCTTAGCGGTTACACGGCAAATACCCCGTTTGCCGTGGTAAGCGATGCGTTTATTCAAGGCACCTTACCGATGCCAAATGTACCGATGCACCTAAAAACAGGCGCAAGCCAACAGGGGCAACTAAAAAAGCTCAAAAAAATTAAATTTATTAATGTAGAAGCACTCCACCTGCCACTAAAAAACTGGCTCAGCAACGCAAAGACACTGGAAAGCAACGGCTTGCCACAAAGCTTTCAGGGCCTACACAACAGTATTAATCGTCTAACCAACAGCACTACCGGCGATGCGTTCTCGCCTTTTACACTTAATAAATACAGCTACCCAAACAACAGCCTATTGGACTGCTACTTGGTGTTAGACACCACAAAATTAGACCTTGAAGAAGCCAAAGAAATAATAGCAACCATTGGTTTAATAGGTTATGGGCGCAAAGCCAATACCGGGCATGGCAAATTTAGTCTTGAAAGCATCGAGAAAATCGAACCCTCAACCTACGCAAACCCGAATGGACAAAGCTACCTTACCCTAGCCCCCTGTCGAGTAGCGCCTGAAGGTTGGAATACGCCACAATGTTACTACCAACTATTTACCCGCTTTGGCCGCCATGGCATCCAGCTTGTACACACACAACCCTTTAAACAACCGGTTATGCTCATGGAAACCGGAGCCGTTT
The nucleotide sequence above comes from Thiomicrospira sp. R3. Encoded proteins:
- the csx16 gene encoding CRISPR-associated protein Csx16 encodes the protein MTTYVVTRHEGALDWLKNEGVVFDQHLLHLEIGMLKKNDVVVGNLPIPIVAEINKLGVVYKHLSFNVPFALRGRELTAQELKHLDANLRVFYVTEMD
- the csm6 gene encoding CRISPR-associated ring nuclease Csm6 — encoded protein: MNPIKTTHDKQYSKRILYAVLGLSPQILTETLYALTKESPSFIPTHIFVLTTLKGLQHCKLALFKENGGWFYRFCKDYKLSNIHFSEQNIYTLRDAEGNQLEDIRTPAENNAVANQISQHIRQFTSEPDTMLHVSIAGGRKTMGFYAGYALSMFGREQDRLSHVLVAPEFESHPHFFYPTPYSQVIRTRDQQNILDIRDAKVDLAYLPFVRLRDAISPDLLQALDFNSLVNQLQRTFEEPTLLVNTIKRSLEINQNTIVLTPANFIFYYWMIERLLNGEPGIRVPPENYPNTEYRDHYLRLKDKLIGPMRDMDRTIEAIKMGMSKEFIAQRKTSNCIEHGLSLNPKKINII
- the csm2 gene encoding type III-A CRISPR-associated protein Csm2; translated protein: MKTLLDKINLNQIDDQLFDTTAEQIAQAFGTPYKVEKNNRTKEPKDANKSSQIRRFYEDLLNWETQLNRATSKKERDQKYAELLPLIKMLNAKVAYAHGRDTVDDQFRDFINHCIRQLTPDQPNGFKHFKLLFEAVIGFMKNKA
- the csm3 gene encoding type III-A CRISPR-associated RAMP protein Csm3 — its product is MTLQLTKITRIEATLELLTGMHIGAGSDVMHIGGIDNPVIKNPIDNKPYIPGSSLKGKIRSLLEWRAGLVGPTQGAPVGLNHLKELTSVQQIEAKKIIQLFGASGDTKNTELALTLGPTRCSFWDAKLNEDWYQAVLELGVSITEDKTENTIDRISATAKNPRHTERVPAGAQFQFTLTFKHLLSDDEQQLIPLLLQGLKLLETEGLGGSGSRGYGKVKFIDVKLNGQTLADFDTLDPFAA
- the cas10 gene encoding type III-A CRISPR-associated protein Cas10/Csm1, which codes for MTLINQTTRLAFAALIHDLGKLTERAKINYPQSEIALAQQLYCPTKKTNGYSFPTHKHAAFTALSLEEINPSLPVLKGTDFSPFAHSESRDADDSLINAAAKHHKPDTLLQWIIAKADRVASGFEREQFDAYNLADEKTETGKNHYQARLLSLFELIDISQQKDISPAQLQYRIPLQPLTVKSQFPLKRTQCEPADDSQAQQEYAKLWSAFKQALDTIPTATQAQLPLWLEHFDSLLLQYCHAIPSATAFGARPDVSLYDHSKAVTALATALWRYIEETNQHQQAHQALSRFDKQFDQQPIYTLIQGDFFGIQNFIFNDDEAGNSQKHAARLMRGRSFQISLLSELAAVKLLDALELPGTSQIINAAGKFMIIAPNTERTHQTLTKIQQEISTWFLEQTYGQSGIGLVSVNACHEDFLTKSTDKNTGFSGLLSRLFEQLEIAKYQRYNLTSTQQSPVFEDYLARVQKAGGVCAINGRYPADGNLQETKLARLTQDQITLGKLLADPSNSHLIIYNKPPHKSDLKLSMLGYYVRIASADTAHKITNSQAELKDISRMFDIALPPTKDDEPIFKGYAKRFINAYVPLFSHHDLLLKERYSKLDAEEQLFTQGDSKTLHHLAAEDRQMKADEKWVGISALHTLKGDIDNLGLIFQQGLTTPSSAHSRQHQRSITFAKMASLSRQLNQFFTVYLPWLCQNRFPNSYTVFAGGDDFFLIGPWKKQLELAKTLREDFANFTAQNPQLSFSAGLSLTKAKLPIRQMAKFAEESLEQAKQHENSITKQTKNAISLFNTPFNWDELNQIYAAYNALLDLQFDHNQLLSTGYIYGLLELCDMGYRAKNPSSKPNPRDFSWRSKLVYRTQRLIKDKTEKQAVADQLISLIGNEINKHPLAFKAVIQLYLYSHRA